In a genomic window of Paraburkholderia phenazinium:
- a CDS encoding aldo/keto reductase, which produces MQYRKFGRTGLSVSRLCLGTMTFGLQTEESVSHSILDKAAEAGVNFIDTADVYPLGGGENLAGRTEEIVGRWLKGKRDRFIVATKAVGKVGPSPWDQGASRKHLLDAIDTSLRRLGTDYVDLYQLHSDDPETPLDETLEALDVIVRSGKARYVGVSNFLAYRLARALGRADVLRVARFVSVQPRYNLLFRQIERELLPLAGEEQLAVIPYNPLAGGLLTGKHRHDTQPAEGRFTATVGKAGALYQERYWHKREFETIDTLRAIAVDSGASLTKTSLAWVLANPLITSAIIGASNPDQLTDTLSAIDLTLNAELKAQLDDATHEYRWGDAAR; this is translated from the coding sequence ATGCAATACCGTAAATTCGGCCGCACCGGCCTAAGCGTTTCACGTCTATGTCTTGGCACGATGACGTTCGGCTTGCAGACCGAAGAGTCGGTCTCGCACAGCATCCTCGACAAGGCGGCGGAGGCCGGTGTCAACTTCATCGATACGGCGGACGTCTATCCGCTCGGCGGTGGCGAGAACCTCGCGGGACGTACCGAAGAAATCGTCGGCCGCTGGTTGAAGGGCAAGCGCGATCGCTTCATCGTCGCGACCAAGGCGGTGGGGAAAGTCGGACCGTCGCCGTGGGATCAGGGCGCCTCGCGCAAGCACCTGCTCGATGCCATCGATACGTCGCTGCGCCGCCTCGGCACCGACTATGTGGACCTGTACCAGTTGCACTCCGACGACCCCGAGACGCCGCTCGACGAAACACTCGAAGCGCTCGATGTCATCGTGCGCTCGGGCAAAGCGCGCTATGTCGGCGTGTCGAACTTCCTGGCATACCGGCTCGCGCGTGCCTTGGGACGCGCGGATGTGCTGCGCGTGGCCCGCTTCGTCTCCGTACAGCCGCGCTATAACCTGCTGTTCCGGCAGATCGAGCGGGAGTTGCTACCGCTTGCCGGCGAGGAACAGCTCGCGGTGATCCCATACAACCCGCTCGCGGGCGGCCTGCTGACCGGCAAGCACCGTCACGATACGCAGCCTGCGGAAGGACGCTTCACCGCCACCGTCGGCAAAGCCGGTGCGTTGTATCAGGAGCGCTACTGGCATAAGCGCGAATTCGAAACCATCGACACGCTGCGTGCAATCGCGGTGGATTCCGGCGCCTCGTTGACGAAAACGTCGCTTGCCTGGGTGCTTGCCAATCCGCTGATCACCTCGGCGATCATCGGTGCGAGCAACCCCGATCAACTGACGGACACGCTGAGTGCAATAGACCTCACGCTCAACGCGGAACTGAAGGCACAACTCGACGACGCGACGCACGAGTATCGCTGGGGCGATGCCGCGCGCTAA
- a CDS encoding ROK family protein codes for MEQILAIDVGGTGLKAAIIDANGKMLTERLRVATPHPCTPEQLVDALVKLVEPLVAAHPPTRISIGFPGVVRNNRVLTAPHFGDEGWHDIPLAESLAKRLGGLPVRMINDAEVQGFAVIEGHGIEFVLTLGTGAGTALFRDGELMPHLELAHHPVSKNRAYDEYIGDAARMKAGNKRWNRRVEKIIGILASLVNYDKLWIGGGNAARLTFKLPANVAVVSNDAGIEGGARLWHPLSLRDTRQFPEATQRTGAFE; via the coding sequence GTGGAGCAGATTCTTGCCATCGATGTAGGCGGCACAGGCCTGAAGGCCGCGATCATCGACGCCAACGGCAAGATGCTCACCGAGCGCCTGCGCGTGGCGACGCCGCATCCCTGCACGCCCGAGCAACTGGTCGATGCGCTGGTCAAGCTCGTGGAGCCGCTGGTGGCGGCGCATCCGCCCACGCGCATCTCGATCGGCTTTCCGGGTGTGGTACGCAACAACCGCGTGCTGACGGCGCCGCATTTCGGCGACGAGGGCTGGCACGACATTCCGCTTGCCGAGTCGCTGGCCAAGCGGCTGGGCGGCTTGCCGGTGCGCATGATCAACGACGCCGAAGTGCAGGGCTTCGCGGTCATCGAAGGCCACGGCATCGAATTCGTGCTGACGCTCGGCACCGGTGCCGGCACGGCGCTGTTTCGCGACGGCGAACTGATGCCGCATCTCGAACTGGCCCACCATCCGGTCAGCAAAAACCGCGCTTACGACGAATACATCGGCGACGCGGCGCGCATGAAGGCGGGCAACAAGCGCTGGAATCGCCGCGTCGAGAAGATCATCGGCATTCTTGCTTCGCTGGTGAATTACGACAAGCTGTGGATAGGTGGTGGCAACGCCGCGCGCCTGACCTTCAAACTGCCGGCGAACGTCGCGGTGGTGTCGAACGATGCGGGTATCGAAGGCGGTGCGCGACTTTGGCATCCGCTTTCCCTGCGGGACACGCGGCAATTCCCGGAAGCAACCCAACGCACGGGTGCGTTCGAGTGA
- the zwf gene encoding glucose-6-phosphate dehydrogenase, which produces MSTPSNAPDSTSSATSPKLDLGSHASNPAGPAGKHPAPPCTLVIFGAGGDLTKRLLMPALYNLTVDGLLDAQMKIIGVNHGEGETSAWRDELSAALQQFAADKASTFHTSKLDEKAWGSLAQRLEYMAGEFESDDTYANLKQKLANTPGGNVVFYLAVTSRFFKPIVEHLGKAGLLKEGDDGAGFRRVVIEKPFGTDLASARDLNAHILSYAKEEQIYRIDHFLGKDTVQSILAVRFANALFEPVWRREYIDCVQITASETIGVEGRGKFYEQTGAFRDMLPNHLFQLLGMVAMEPPNSFDAEAVRDKKADIFDAIQPLKADDVVFGQYGKGPAGQGYREEPDVASDSQTETYAAARVFIENWRWAGVPFYLRTGKRLAARRTEISVQLKAVPFRLFRDTPVDALTPNVLTLRIDPTHGTSFDFNVKAPGPVMQMGAVQSSFNYGDFFDEQPNVGYETLLYDCMLGDETLFQRADSIETSWAAVEDVLHPKGSPLPVHGYPAGSAGPAEADALLAQNGHTWRPLSKDADAKK; this is translated from the coding sequence ATGTCGACTCCTTCGAACGCACCCGATTCAACGTCCTCCGCCACCAGCCCGAAGCTGGATCTCGGCTCGCACGCCTCCAACCCGGCGGGACCGGCAGGCAAACATCCCGCGCCGCCCTGCACGCTGGTGATCTTCGGCGCAGGCGGCGACCTCACCAAACGTCTCCTGATGCCGGCGCTGTACAACCTGACGGTCGACGGCCTGCTCGATGCGCAGATGAAGATCATCGGCGTGAATCACGGCGAGGGCGAAACCAGCGCATGGCGCGACGAACTGTCCGCCGCGTTACAGCAGTTTGCAGCCGACAAGGCCAGCACCTTCCATACCTCGAAACTCGACGAGAAGGCATGGGGGTCGCTCGCGCAACGCCTCGAATATATGGCCGGCGAGTTCGAAAGCGACGATACGTATGCCAACCTGAAACAGAAGCTCGCCAACACGCCCGGCGGCAACGTGGTGTTTTACCTCGCGGTCACCTCGCGTTTCTTCAAACCGATTGTCGAACACCTCGGCAAGGCGGGCTTACTGAAGGAAGGCGACGACGGCGCTGGGTTTCGTCGCGTCGTGATCGAGAAGCCGTTCGGCACCGACCTCGCCTCCGCCCGCGATCTCAACGCACATATCCTGAGTTATGCGAAAGAAGAGCAGATCTATCGCATCGACCACTTCCTCGGCAAGGATACGGTGCAAAGCATTCTCGCCGTACGCTTTGCCAACGCCTTGTTCGAGCCGGTGTGGCGACGCGAGTATATCGACTGCGTACAGATTACGGCGTCCGAAACCATCGGCGTGGAAGGGCGCGGTAAGTTCTACGAGCAAACCGGCGCGTTTCGCGACATGTTGCCCAATCATCTGTTCCAGTTGCTCGGCATGGTGGCGATGGAACCGCCCAATTCCTTCGACGCCGAAGCGGTGCGCGACAAGAAGGCCGATATCTTCGACGCCATCCAGCCGTTGAAAGCGGATGACGTGGTGTTCGGCCAGTACGGGAAAGGACCGGCAGGGCAGGGGTATCGCGAGGAACCGGATGTGGCGTCCGATAGCCAGACGGAGACCTATGCGGCAGCGCGCGTGTTCATCGAAAATTGGCGTTGGGCCGGCGTGCCGTTCTATCTGCGTACCGGCAAACGGCTTGCCGCGCGCCGCACGGAGATCTCCGTGCAACTGAAGGCGGTGCCGTTCCGCCTGTTTCGCGATACACCCGTCGACGCGTTGACGCCGAACGTACTGACGTTGCGGATCGATCCCACCCACGGCACCAGTTTCGATTTCAACGTGAAGGCGCCGGGGCCGGTGATGCAGATGGGCGCGGTGCAGTCGTCGTTCAACTATGGCGATTTCTTCGACGAACAGCCCAACGTCGGCTACGAAACGCTGTTGTACGATTGCATGCTAGGCGACGAGACGCTGTTTCAGCGCGCCGACAGCATCGAGACGAGCTGGGCCGCGGTGGAAGACGTGCTGCATCCGAAGGGCAGCCCGCTGCCGGTGCATGGCTACCCGGCGGGTAGCGCGGGTCCGGCCGAGGCCGATGCCTTGCTCGCACAAAACGGCCATACGTGGCGGCCTTTGAGCAAGGACGCGGACGCAAAGAAGTAA
- a CDS encoding MGH1-like glycoside hydrolase domain-containing protein produces the protein MPPLRAANLLATIEGARLHSRECAHWQRWGPYLSERQWGTVREDYSENGTAWDHFPHDHARSRAYRWGEDGIAGFGDDKLNWCVSLALWNRRDPILKERLFGLTNAQGNHGEDVKELYFYLDGTPTHSYMRMLYKYPHAAYPYDDLIQENARRGADMPEYEVLDTGVFDDGCYFDVQVEYAKHTPDDMVMRITVENRADEAATLDVLPQIWARNTWSWKGTQDRPSLTKQTARGETHLVGRQHGHDPIVVTAWSKDAPELTWLFCENDTNVKRLFGMDGAGPFKDGINDYLVHGDAQAVRSDAGSKAAAHVPLVLAPYGRAVVYLRWRPESAPDDTPLDADALFARRLAEADAFYAALQHDMPDPDARLVQRQALAGMLWSKQYYQFDVQRWLEGDPAQPTPPASRKHGRNADWRHLCNADIVSMPDKWEYPWYASWDLAFHAAAFALIDPEFAKRQLLLLVKDRYQHPNGQLPAYEWAFSDANPPVHAWAAWRVYEIDRALTGKGDRDFLELVFHKLLLNFSWWVNRKDADGHNIFQGGFLGLDNVGIFDRSSPLPTGGHIDQADGTAWMAAYALDLMRIALELAFANHVFVDIGVKFFEHFLYIAEAVSCDDGCDTGLWDSADEFFYDKLRLPDGSNVPMRVRSIVGLIPLFAVHVLEERLHGALPGLRDRLFWFLEHRPDLAKLVSRWDEPGKGNNLLLSLLRGHRMKALLRRALDESEFLSDHGVRALSRVHRDEPFVFRHNGDSFCVKYLPAESDSRVFGGNSNWRGPVWMPVNYLLIESLYEFHRYYGDDFRVEFPTGSGQKFSLSEIADQLAKRCTTLFLKDRNGERPVMGAYPLLQADPRSRDLVLFHEYFHGDNGRGVGASHQTGWSGLVALLLQPRAMSEAGVVPVAGEAEAALVTK, from the coding sequence ATGCCGCCGCTGCGTGCCGCCAATCTGCTCGCAACCATCGAAGGCGCCCGCCTCCACTCCCGCGAATGTGCCCATTGGCAGCGCTGGGGCCCCTATTTGAGCGAACGCCAGTGGGGCACCGTACGCGAGGATTACAGCGAAAACGGCACCGCGTGGGACCATTTCCCGCACGATCATGCCCGCAGTCGCGCGTATCGCTGGGGCGAAGACGGCATTGCCGGTTTCGGCGACGACAAGCTGAACTGGTGCGTCTCTCTCGCGCTCTGGAACCGCCGCGATCCGATTCTCAAGGAGCGTCTGTTCGGTCTCACCAACGCGCAGGGCAATCATGGCGAGGACGTCAAGGAACTGTACTTTTACCTCGACGGCACGCCCACTCACTCCTATATGCGCATGCTGTACAAGTACCCGCATGCTGCGTATCCGTACGACGATCTGATCCAGGAAAACGCCCGGCGCGGCGCCGATATGCCGGAGTACGAAGTGCTCGACACCGGCGTGTTCGACGATGGATGCTATTTCGACGTACAGGTCGAATACGCCAAGCACACGCCTGACGACATGGTGATGCGCATTACCGTCGAAAACCGCGCGGACGAGGCTGCTACGCTCGACGTGCTGCCGCAGATCTGGGCGCGCAACACCTGGTCGTGGAAGGGGACGCAGGACCGCCCGTCGCTCACTAAGCAAACGGCACGCGGCGAAACGCACCTGGTGGGGCGTCAGCATGGCCACGACCCGATCGTCGTCACTGCATGGTCGAAAGACGCGCCCGAGCTGACATGGCTCTTCTGCGAGAACGACACCAACGTCAAACGCCTCTTCGGTATGGACGGCGCAGGACCGTTCAAGGACGGCATCAACGATTACCTCGTGCACGGCGACGCGCAAGCGGTGCGCTCCGATGCAGGCAGCAAGGCCGCTGCGCATGTGCCGCTCGTCCTCGCTCCGTATGGCCGCGCGGTGGTCTATCTGCGCTGGCGCCCCGAGTCCGCGCCGGACGACACGCCGCTCGACGCCGACGCGTTGTTTGCTCGCCGCCTCGCCGAAGCCGACGCGTTTTATGCGGCGTTGCAGCACGACATGCCCGATCCCGACGCGCGACTGGTGCAGCGGCAAGCGCTCGCCGGCATGCTGTGGTCCAAGCAGTACTACCAGTTCGACGTACAACGCTGGCTTGAGGGCGATCCGGCGCAGCCTACGCCGCCCGCGAGTCGCAAGCATGGCCGCAATGCCGACTGGCGCCATCTGTGCAACGCGGACATTGTCTCGATGCCCGACAAGTGGGAATACCCGTGGTACGCGTCGTGGGACCTGGCGTTCCATGCGGCGGCTTTCGCGCTGATCGATCCGGAGTTCGCCAAGCGTCAGTTGCTGCTGCTGGTGAAGGACCGCTATCAGCATCCCAACGGACAATTGCCAGCCTACGAGTGGGCTTTCAGCGACGCCAATCCGCCGGTGCATGCATGGGCCGCGTGGCGTGTCTATGAAATCGACCGCGCGCTCACCGGCAAAGGCGATCGCGATTTCCTCGAACTGGTGTTTCACAAGCTGCTGCTGAATTTCTCGTGGTGGGTGAACCGCAAGGACGCCGACGGTCACAACATTTTCCAGGGCGGCTTTCTTGGGCTCGACAACGTCGGCATCTTCGACCGTTCGTCGCCGCTGCCCACCGGCGGCCATATCGACCAGGCCGACGGCACCGCATGGATGGCGGCCTACGCGCTCGACCTCATGCGGATCGCGCTGGAACTGGCGTTCGCCAATCATGTGTTCGTCGATATCGGCGTGAAGTTCTTCGAACACTTCCTGTACATCGCCGAGGCGGTCAGTTGCGACGACGGCTGCGATACGGGCCTGTGGGATAGCGCAGACGAATTCTTCTACGACAAGCTGAGACTGCCCGACGGCTCCAATGTGCCGATGCGGGTGCGTTCGATTGTCGGACTGATTCCGCTGTTTGCGGTGCACGTGCTCGAAGAACGCCTGCACGGCGCGCTGCCCGGCTTGCGCGACAGGCTGTTCTGGTTTCTCGAGCACCGTCCCGATCTCGCCAAACTGGTATCGCGCTGGGACGAACCGGGCAAAGGCAACAACCTGCTGCTGTCGTTACTGCGTGGGCATCGCATGAAGGCGCTGTTGCGGCGCGCGCTCGACGAGTCAGAATTTCTTTCCGATCACGGTGTGCGGGCGCTGTCGCGAGTGCATCGCGACGAGCCGTTCGTGTTCCGGCATAACGGCGACAGCTTTTGCGTCAAGTATCTGCCGGCCGAATCGGATTCGCGCGTGTTCGGCGGCAACTCAAACTGGCGCGGGCCGGTCTGGATGCCGGTCAACTATCTGCTCATCGAGTCGTTGTACGAATTTCACCGCTACTACGGCGACGATTTCCGCGTCGAGTTTCCCACCGGTTCCGGTCAGAAGTTCTCATTGAGCGAAATTGCCGACCAGCTCGCCAAGCGCTGCACCACGCTGTTTCTGAAGGACCGCAACGGCGAGCGCCCGGTCATGGGCGCGTATCCGCTGCTGCAAGCCGACCCGCGTTCGCGCGATCTTGTGCTGTTCCACGAATACTTTCACGGTGACAATGGGCGCGGCGTCGGCGCTTCACATCAGACCGGCTGGAGCGGGCTGGTCGCGCTCCTGTTGCAACCGCGTGCGATGTCGGAGGCCGGCGTTGTGCCGGTTGCCGGCGAGGCTGAGGCGGCGCTTGTGACCAAGTAG
- a CDS encoding amylo-alpha-1,6-glucosidase, with the protein MTRIEKPFDSFLLEHEWLEADGFGGFASGTVGTVRTRRYHALLLTATHAPGGRVVLVNGIEAWLEENGKRYPLSMQRYVPDVVYPDVSSSLLGFDTQPWPSWRFQLDAEAVLIAEVFVAKVTGETVLRWRFERGSASDTTVAGYTLHVRPLLSGRDYHALHHENAAFNFNADVDAAHARVSWQPYGDLPVIHASTNGTYTHAPDWYRNFCYVRERERGLDFSEDLATPGVFTFSLADSEALMILQAGAEPETTSVVDRFKALADTEYARRNAFASSLHRSADAYLVARDGGRTVLAGFPWFTDWGRDTFIAMRGLLLASGRLEAAESILLEWANTLSEGMLPNRFPDYGSTPEYNAVDASLWFVIAVHDYLAAEQAGDDTRKRLQQAVEAILTGYSSGTRFGIRADDDGLLRAGVPGVQLTWMDAKVGDWVVTPRIGKPVEVQALWINALRIATAWNAHWQEPAARAAQAFHERFVDPVSGALFDNVDVDHVAGAIDRSIRPNQIFAVGGLPFPLLEGAAARAVVDQVETHLLTPLGLRSLAPSDPAYRGRYAGSPVERDGAYHQGTVWPWLIGPFVEAWLRVHQPDEGARAQARTRFLAPLVEHLDHDGLDHICEVADGDAPHQPGGTPFQAWSLGELLRVKRMLANG; encoded by the coding sequence ATGACACGTATCGAAAAGCCTTTCGATTCCTTCCTGCTCGAGCACGAGTGGCTCGAGGCCGATGGCTTTGGCGGTTTCGCGTCGGGAACGGTCGGTACGGTGCGCACGCGCCGCTATCACGCGCTGTTGCTGACGGCGACCCATGCGCCGGGTGGACGCGTGGTACTGGTCAACGGCATCGAGGCGTGGCTTGAGGAGAACGGCAAGCGCTATCCGCTGAGCATGCAGCGTTACGTGCCGGACGTCGTGTACCCCGATGTCTCGTCCAGCCTGCTGGGTTTCGATACGCAGCCGTGGCCGAGCTGGCGCTTCCAGCTCGACGCGGAGGCGGTGCTGATCGCCGAAGTATTCGTGGCGAAGGTGACTGGCGAGACAGTATTGCGTTGGCGCTTCGAGCGGGGCAGTGCGAGCGACACTACGGTTGCTGGCTATACCTTGCACGTGCGGCCGCTGCTGTCGGGCCGCGATTATCATGCGCTGCACCATGAAAACGCTGCGTTCAATTTCAACGCGGATGTAGACGCAGCGCATGCTCGCGTTAGCTGGCAACCGTATGGCGATCTGCCCGTGATCCATGCATCGACCAACGGCACGTACACGCATGCGCCCGACTGGTATCGAAACTTCTGCTACGTGCGTGAGCGCGAACGCGGGCTCGATTTCAGCGAAGACCTCGCGACGCCCGGTGTGTTCACTTTCTCGCTCGCCGATAGCGAAGCGTTGATGATCCTGCAAGCGGGCGCTGAGCCGGAGACCACGTCAGTGGTCGACCGCTTCAAGGCGCTTGCCGACACCGAATATGCGCGACGTAACGCCTTCGCCTCGAGCCTGCATCGATCCGCCGACGCCTATCTGGTGGCGCGCGATGGCGGCCGCACCGTCCTCGCGGGGTTTCCATGGTTCACCGATTGGGGACGCGATACCTTCATCGCGATGCGCGGCTTGCTGCTGGCGTCCGGGCGTCTCGAAGCAGCGGAGTCGATTCTGCTCGAATGGGCTAATACGCTCTCCGAAGGGATGTTGCCGAACCGCTTTCCCGATTACGGCAGTACGCCCGAGTACAACGCCGTCGATGCCTCGCTATGGTTCGTGATTGCCGTGCACGACTATCTCGCGGCAGAGCAAGCCGGCGACGACACGCGCAAGCGCTTGCAGCAGGCCGTAGAGGCGATTCTCACAGGCTATAGCAGCGGCACGCGCTTCGGCATCCGCGCCGATGACGACGGCCTGTTGCGCGCCGGTGTGCCGGGTGTGCAACTGACGTGGATGGATGCGAAGGTTGGCGACTGGGTGGTGACGCCGCGCATCGGCAAGCCGGTCGAAGTCCAGGCGCTGTGGATCAACGCCCTGCGCATTGCGACGGCCTGGAATGCGCACTGGCAGGAACCCGCGGCGCGGGCGGCGCAGGCATTTCATGAACGGTTCGTCGATCCGGTGTCCGGAGCATTGTTCGACAACGTCGACGTGGATCATGTTGCGGGGGCGATTGACCGATCGATCCGGCCGAATCAGATCTTCGCGGTGGGAGGCTTGCCGTTTCCGTTGCTCGAAGGGGCGGCGGCACGCGCGGTGGTCGATCAGGTGGAGACGCATCTGCTGACGCCGCTGGGTTTGCGCAGCCTCGCGCCTTCCGATCCGGCTTATCGAGGACGTTACGCGGGCAGTCCGGTGGAGCGTGACGGCGCCTATCACCAGGGAACGGTGTGGCCGTGGTTGATCGGGCCGTTCGTCGAAGCATGGTTGCGCGTGCATCAACCGGACGAGGGGGCGAGGGCGCAGGCGCGCACGCGTTTTCTTGCGCCGCTTGTGGAGCATCTGGATCACGACGGGCTCGATCACATCTGCGAAGTCGCCGACGGTGATGCACCGCACCAACCTGGCGGTACGCCGTTTCAGGCCTGGTCGTTGGGAGAGTTGTTGCGGGTGAAGCGGATGCTGGCGAATGGGTAA
- a CDS encoding lipase chaperone — MRRHYVAATAVLVALTTIMLSACGPDDGASTSADQSRAAPDAVNSAATPSAQATSPALPPPAFGASATLTSLPNASPDAASDSAVQSVEASLAADSQQVAPVLHYAPGDSGQNSNSN, encoded by the coding sequence ATGAGAAGACACTACGTCGCGGCCACGGCTGTACTCGTTGCGCTCACAACCATCATGCTATCCGCATGCGGACCGGACGACGGCGCATCGACAAGCGCCGATCAAAGCCGTGCCGCACCCGATGCGGTCAACTCAGCGGCCACTCCGTCGGCTCAGGCGACCAGCCCGGCGCTGCCGCCGCCTGCCTTCGGCGCATCCGCAACGCTCACGAGTCTTCCCAACGCCTCGCCCGACGCAGCCTCCGACAGCGCCGTGCAAAGCGTCGAAGCGAGCCTCGCGGCAGACAGCCAGCAAGTCGCACCCGTGCTGCACTACGCGCCCGGCGACAGCGGACAGAACAGCAATAGCAATTGA
- a CDS encoding phosphocholine-specific phospholipase C — translation MTSNSRRRFLQTVASSAGAAAALAAFPESIRNALAVPANSRTGTIEDIEHIVVFMQENRSFDHYFGHMRGVRGYNDRFPIPLPGGQQPVWYQPSKENAAQPVLPFHLNTQTTSAQCIGDLDHSWYPTHYAINNGAYNQWPQYKTDMTMGYYLRSDIPFHYALADAFTVCDAYFCSLAGPTHPNRSYLMTGMIDPSGTMGGPLLDNNDYVDGDGPPQYQLLSWTTYPERLQAAGITWQVYQQGLTGADPLNGNYGTNVLQNFVNYINAQPGSALYERAQTVRTIVDLKNDVLAGNLPQVSWLCPPAAYSEHPSYTPAYGAEYTSQILDALTSNPEVWSKTVLFIMYDENDGFFDHIVPPQPATTAAQGQSTVSVEGEIHNVVNPYRGGSYTADGLPFGLGPRVPMTIVSPWTKGGFVCSQVFDHTSVIRFIEKRFGVYEPNITEWRRAVCGDLTKAFDFRTPDATMPPLPDTSNYITTANNQCATNPKPVVPATPGPFDAQESGIRFARALPYELHVNGRLEATQNTFTIELANTGEQGAHFYVYATNRTDGPWRYTVEAGKSLKETFDLTTTSGVYTFEVFGPNGFVRKFAGNAAQTQTNNSKPSLPEVRTHYDVANGNVFLKFSNKGRGIARLTVTDNAYGARPRQVIVPGGAEIEEAWVLASSHHWYDLTVSSAEDASFARRLAGHVENGRPSISDPAAVAPTLTVV, via the coding sequence ATGACCTCAAATAGCCGTCGCCGTTTCCTGCAGACCGTCGCATCGTCCGCCGGTGCAGCCGCCGCACTGGCCGCATTCCCCGAATCGATCCGCAATGCGCTCGCCGTACCGGCAAATTCGCGCACCGGAACGATCGAGGATATCGAGCACATTGTGGTGTTCATGCAAGAGAACCGTTCGTTCGACCACTACTTCGGCCATATGCGCGGCGTGCGTGGCTACAACGACCGTTTCCCGATTCCGCTGCCGGGCGGCCAGCAACCGGTGTGGTATCAGCCGTCGAAGGAAAATGCGGCGCAACCGGTCCTGCCGTTCCATCTGAACACGCAGACCACCAGCGCGCAGTGCATCGGCGATCTGGACCACTCGTGGTACCCGACGCACTATGCCATCAACAACGGTGCGTACAACCAGTGGCCCCAGTACAAGACCGACATGACGATGGGCTATTACCTGCGCAGCGACATTCCGTTCCACTACGCGCTGGCTGACGCCTTCACGGTTTGCGACGCCTACTTCTGCTCGCTGGCCGGCCCGACCCACCCGAACCGCTCGTATTTGATGACGGGCATGATCGACCCGAGCGGCACGATGGGCGGCCCGCTGCTCGACAACAACGACTACGTGGACGGCGACGGTCCGCCGCAATATCAGTTGCTGTCGTGGACGACGTACCCGGAACGTCTGCAGGCCGCCGGCATCACGTGGCAGGTCTACCAGCAGGGCCTGACGGGCGCCGATCCGCTGAACGGCAACTACGGCACCAACGTGCTGCAGAACTTCGTCAACTACATCAACGCCCAGCCGGGTTCGGCGCTGTACGAACGCGCACAGACGGTGCGCACCATCGTCGACCTGAAGAACGACGTGCTGGCAGGCAACCTGCCGCAGGTCTCGTGGCTGTGCCCGCCGGCCGCCTACTCGGAACATCCGAGCTACACGCCGGCATACGGTGCGGAATACACCTCGCAGATTCTCGATGCGCTCACGTCGAATCCGGAAGTCTGGAGCAAGACCGTGCTGTTCATCATGTACGACGAGAACGACGGCTTCTTCGATCACATCGTGCCGCCGCAACCGGCCACGACGGCAGCACAGGGTCAGTCGACAGTCAGCGTGGAAGGCGAGATTCACAACGTCGTGAACCCCTACCGCGGCGGCAGCTACACCGCCGACGGCCTGCCCTTCGGCCTTGGACCGCGCGTGCCGATGACAATCGTCTCGCCGTGGACCAAGGGTGGCTTTGTCTGCTCGCAGGTGTTCGATCACACCTCGGTAATCCGCTTCATCGAAAAGCGTTTTGGCGTGTACGAGCCGAACATCACGGAATGGCGCCGTGCCGTCTGCGGCGATCTGACGAAGGCGTTCGACTTCCGCACGCCGGACGCGACGATGCCGCCGCTGCCGGATACGAGCAACTACATCACGACCGCCAACAACCAATGCGCGACGAACCCGAAGCCTGTGGTGCCTGCCACGCCGGGTCCGTTCGACGCGCAGGAATCCGGCATCCGCTTTGCCCGCGCGCTGCCGTATGAGCTGCATGTGAACGGTCGTCTCGAAGCCACGCAAAACACCTTCACGATCGAACTGGCCAACACCGGCGAGCAAGGCGCGCACTTCTATGTGTACGCAACCAATCGCACGGACGGACCGTGGCGCTACACCGTCGAAGCCGGCAAGTCCCTGAAGGAAACCTTCGACCTGACGACGACCAGCGGCGTGTACACGTTCGAAGTGTTCGGCCCGAACGGCTTTGTGCGCAAGTTCGCCGGCAACGCGGCTCAAACGCAGACGAACAACAGCAAGCCGTCGCTGCCGGAAGTCCGCACGCATTACGACGTGGCGAACGGTAACGTGTTCCTGAAGTTCAGCAACAAGGGCCGCGGCATTGCGCGCCTGACGGTGACGGACAACGCCTACGGCGCGCGTCCGCGTCAGGTGATCGTGCCGGGTGGTGCGGAGATCGAAGAGGCATGGGTGCTGGCGTCGAGCCATCACTGGTACGATCTCACGGTCAGCAGCGCTGAAGACGCCAGCTTCGCTCGCCGCCTTGCCGGCCACGTCGAAAACGGCCGTCCGAGCATCAGCGATCCGGCCGCTGTGGCGCCGACCTTGACCGTGGTCTGA